Proteins encoded together in one Kitasatospora albolonga window:
- a CDS encoding FmdB family transcriptional regulator, with translation MPTYQYQCTECGEGLEAVQKFTDDALTVCPSCDGRLKKVFSAVGIVFKGSGFYRNDSRGSSSSSTPASATSKSSDSGSSSSTSTGSDTKSSASSSSSASSSAPAPASSSSGTSAA, from the coding sequence GTGCCGACCTATCAGTACCAGTGCACCGAGTGCGGCGAGGGCCTCGAGGCGGTGCAGAAGTTCACCGATGATGCCCTGACCGTGTGCCCGAGCTGCGACGGACGCCTGAAGAAGGTGTTCTCTGCGGTCGGCATCGTCTTCAAGGGTTCCGGTTTCTACCGGAACGACAGCCGGGGTTCCTCGTCGAGCAGCACGCCTGCCTCGGCGACCTCGAAGTCGTCCGACTCCGGTTCGTCCTCGTCGACGTCGACGGGCTCGGACACGAAGTCCAGCGCCTCGTCCTCGTCCTCCGCCTCGTCGTCGGCCCCCGCGCCGGCTTCGTCGTCGAGCGGTACGTCGGCCGCCTGA
- a CDS encoding methylthioadenosine phosphorylase, translating to MANAHTDTSSGTDSAGTAAGAGAEIGVIGGSGFYSFLEDVTEVSVDTPYGKPSDSVFLGEIGGRRVAFLPRHGRGHHLPPHRINYRANLWALRSVGVRQVLGPCAVGGLRPEFGPGTLLVPDQLVDRTKTRVQTYYDGETRADGTVPNVVHLGFADPYCPEGRRAALAAARGRGWEPVDGGTLVVVEGPRFSTRAESRWHAAMGWSVVGMTGHPEAVLARELGLCYTTLTLVTDLDAGAEAGEGVSHEEVLQVFAANVDRLRSVLFDAVGGLPATETRNCACAHALDGIDTGIALP from the coding sequence ATGGCGAACGCACATACGGACACGAGCTCCGGCACAGACAGCGCGGGTACGGCGGCGGGGGCAGGGGCGGAGATCGGGGTCATCGGCGGCTCGGGCTTCTACTCCTTCCTGGAGGACGTCACCGAGGTCTCCGTGGACACCCCTTACGGGAAGCCCAGCGACTCGGTCTTCCTCGGCGAGATCGGCGGCCGCCGGGTGGCCTTCCTGCCCCGCCACGGCCGGGGCCACCATCTGCCGCCCCACCGCATCAACTACCGGGCCAACCTCTGGGCCCTGCGCTCCGTCGGGGTCCGCCAGGTGCTGGGCCCGTGCGCCGTCGGCGGGCTGCGCCCGGAGTTCGGGCCGGGCACCCTGCTCGTCCCGGACCAGCTGGTGGACCGCACCAAGACGCGCGTGCAGACCTATTACGACGGTGAGACGCGGGCCGACGGGACCGTACCCAACGTCGTCCATCTGGGCTTCGCCGATCCGTACTGCCCCGAGGGCCGCCGGGCGGCGCTCGCCGCGGCGCGCGGGCGCGGCTGGGAGCCGGTGGACGGCGGCACCCTGGTGGTGGTCGAGGGGCCGCGCTTCTCCACCCGCGCGGAATCCCGCTGGCACGCGGCCATGGGCTGGTCCGTGGTCGGGATGACCGGCCACCCGGAAGCCGTGCTGGCCCGGGAACTGGGGCTCTGCTACACGACGCTGACCCTCGTGACCGACCTGGACGCGGGCGCCGAGGCCGGTGAGGGCGTCTCGCACGAGGAGGTCCTCCAGGTGTTCGCGGCCAACGTGGACCGGCTCCGGTCGGTGCTGTTCGACGCGGTGGGCGGGCTGCCCGCGACGGAGACCCGCAACTGCGCCTGCGCCCACGCGCTGGACGGGATCGACACGGGGATCGCGCTGCCGTAG
- a CDS encoding mechanosensitive ion channel protein MscL, translated as MSEKKVSLLEGFKAFLTRGNVIDLAVAVVIGAAFTNIVNAFVKGIINPLVGAFGTQDLDNYSSCLRGPCTTDPATGEMDGIEILWGSVLSAALSFLITAAVVYFLLVLPMAKYLARRAAMQAAKDGVQETLEVSELEVLKEIRDALVAQRGGGTAGAGGFGTGSAGGPGEGGGGELPGRDGER; from the coding sequence GTGAGCGAGAAGAAGGTCAGTCTCCTGGAGGGCTTCAAAGCCTTCCTGACGCGCGGCAATGTGATCGATCTGGCGGTGGCCGTCGTCATCGGCGCCGCGTTCACGAACATCGTGAACGCGTTCGTCAAGGGCATCATCAATCCGCTGGTCGGTGCGTTCGGCACGCAGGACCTGGACAACTACAGCTCCTGCCTCCGGGGCCCGTGCACGACGGACCCGGCCACCGGCGAGATGGACGGGATCGAGATCCTGTGGGGGTCCGTGCTCAGCGCCGCCCTCAGCTTCCTGATCACCGCCGCCGTCGTGTACTTCCTGCTGGTGCTGCCGATGGCCAAGTACCTGGCCAGGCGGGCGGCGATGCAGGCCGCGAAGGATGGCGTGCAGGAGACGCTGGAGGTCAGCGAGCTGGAGGTGCTCAAGGAGATCCGCGACGCGCTGGTCGCGCAGCGCGGTGGTGGCACGGCCGGTGCCGGTGGGTTCGGTACGGGCTCCGCCGGTGGGCCGGGCGAGGGCGGCGGCGGGGAGCTGCCGGGCCGGGACGGGGAGCGGTAG
- a CDS encoding (2Fe-2S)-binding protein — MSVTEQQQGGDHSSGGDPREALQDRIAADSLTTRRDYLRIVTTVSGGLAVGGIGVAAGILHRHGDGEEGKAPEAKRIAERLPPGESIAFRYPGEEDRAVAVRLDDGTLVGYSAVCTHLACAVLWRKDRGREGELYCPCHEGVFDARSGEVTAGPPPRGLPKVIVVEEADGSIWAVGTTRSGESVEAGLCRQLGGERPDLAARIGCPDIDGGAEAPPRGAGPGPRPRGRDPVAAPGRTGVSPAARTAPGRPGTSPATGPATSRRPAPSPATGTAPGRTGAWASSADRAETPGRRA, encoded by the coding sequence ATGAGCGTCACCGAACAGCAGCAGGGCGGCGACCACTCCTCCGGAGGAGACCCGCGCGAGGCGCTCCAGGACCGGATCGCCGCCGACTCCCTCACCACCCGGCGCGACTACCTCCGGATCGTCACCACCGTCTCCGGCGGTCTCGCCGTCGGCGGCATCGGTGTGGCGGCGGGCATCCTGCACCGCCACGGCGACGGCGAGGAGGGCAAGGCCCCCGAGGCGAAACGCATCGCCGAGCGGCTCCCGCCCGGCGAGTCCATCGCCTTCCGCTACCCGGGCGAGGAGGACCGGGCCGTCGCCGTCCGGCTCGACGACGGCACCCTCGTCGGCTACTCCGCCGTCTGCACCCACCTCGCCTGCGCCGTCCTCTGGCGCAAGGACCGGGGCCGGGAGGGCGAGCTGTACTGCCCCTGCCACGAGGGCGTCTTCGACGCCCGCTCCGGTGAGGTCACCGCGGGCCCGCCCCCGCGCGGACTGCCGAAGGTGATCGTCGTCGAGGAGGCCGACGGCAGTATCTGGGCCGTCGGGACCACCCGCTCCGGCGAGAGCGTCGAGGCGGGCCTCTGCCGCCAGCTCGGCGGCGAGCGCCCCGACCTCGCCGCCCGTATCGGCTGCCCCGACATCGACGGCGGCGCCGAAGCACCACCCCGGGGCGCGGGCCCCGGCCCCAGGCCCCGAGGCCGCGACCCGGTCGCCGCTCCGGGCCGTACGGGGGTGTCCCCGGCCGCCAGGACCGCTCCCGGCCGCCCCGGAACATCCCCCGCCACCGGGCCCGCCACGAGCCGCCGCCCGGCACCTTCCCCCGCCACCGGTACCGCTCCGGGCCGCACCGGGGCGTGGGCATCCTCCGCCGACCGCGCCGAGACCCCCGGCAGGCGGGCATGA
- a CDS encoding 4Fe-4S ferredoxin, translating to MMGRTIFIDPGRCIGCQACVSACRECDSHRGKSMIHLDYTDEGHSVASLPTVCMHCEDPVAPCAEVCPADAILVTADGVVQQADTTRCIGCANCVNACPFGVPKIDLGAKLQLKCNLCYDRTAYGLAPMCATVCPTGALFYGTVEELQAERPGVQVADTFVFGETEVRTGVAMVVPAEKVQWPVPGGLPVVEINGKDVRR from the coding sequence ATGATGGGCAGAACGATCTTCATCGACCCGGGGCGCTGCATCGGCTGCCAGGCATGTGTCTCCGCCTGCCGCGAATGCGACTCGCACCGGGGCAAGTCGATGATCCATCTCGACTACACCGACGAGGGCCACTCCGTCGCCTCCCTTCCCACGGTCTGTATGCACTGCGAGGACCCGGTCGCCCCCTGTGCCGAGGTCTGTCCCGCCGACGCGATCCTGGTGACCGCCGACGGTGTGGTGCAGCAGGCCGACACCACCCGCTGCATCGGCTGCGCCAACTGCGTCAACGCCTGCCCTTTCGGCGTACCGAAGATCGACCTCGGCGCCAAGCTCCAGCTGAAGTGCAACCTCTGCTACGACCGCACCGCCTACGGCCTCGCCCCCATGTGCGCCACCGTCTGCCCGACCGGCGCCCTCTTCTACGGCACCGTCGAGGAGCTCCAGGCCGAGCGCCCCGGCGTCCAGGTCGCCGACACCTTCGTCTTCGGCGAGACCGAGGTCCGCACCGGCGTGGCCATGGTCGTCCCCGCCGAGAAGGTGCAGTGGCCGGTCCCCGGCGGTCTGCCCGTCGTCGAGATCAACGGGAAGGACGTCCGCCGATGA
- a CDS encoding nitrite reductase — MTAEPRAAADRRTFIPLDPSLAPPGTRAFRDAGGIPADQWHADQNGETLVPTHCCFCGVQCGMYLRVDRGGKVFGVEPRNHDINRMRLCPKGINAYQQVNHPDRLTAPLMRRSRDEEFREVSWEEALDFTVSEIKRIQQTYGNDAFGLLGGASLFSEKTYLVGKFARVALKSRHVDYNGRLCMVSAAGANKLAFGIDRAGNPFSDILLTDCLLIAGSNVGECFPVMTQYVWGARDRGASLIVIDPRETAIARTADIHVALKPGTDSAFFTSVLNVVIAEGLTDENFLAAHATGWEEVRAKAAEYPPSRAAAICGIPAEQIVQVARAFARAPKAMAWHARGIEHHSQGVENCLSVISLCAATGHIGKPGAGYGTITGQGNGQGGREHGQKSDLLPGGRSIMNEEHRRQICEIWGIEESELPPAGTSMMEMVWQMQRREIRGLIGICNNPFVSLPNYGVVKEGYDATEFHAQFDFFLSETAANAHVVFPVTTWAEDEGVMANAEARVVKHNKAQDPPPGVRTDTWVMCELARRLGAGDKFDFPDSRAVFEELRIASAGTVNDYYGITYERLEETGGIAWPCPSTDHPGTPRLFEDGKTYHPDGKIHLQVVEWHPPMDPYDDEHPMSLTTGRTVAHFLSGNQTRRLGALVEQTPRPWAEIHPSHGFRNGEPVRIVTRRGSEVFPALVTEAIRPDTVFVPYHWPVPTAANALTIDALDPRSKIPEYKVCACRIEHAGRIDEVPAPPVAPGHVAYPETQVSRTDPLPPTSPQGRGTSERS, encoded by the coding sequence GTGACCGCGGAACCGCGAGCCGCCGCCGACCGCCGCACCTTCATCCCGCTCGACCCCTCCCTCGCCCCGCCCGGCACCCGCGCCTTCCGGGACGCGGGCGGCATCCCGGCCGACCAGTGGCACGCCGACCAGAACGGCGAGACGCTCGTCCCCACCCACTGCTGCTTCTGCGGTGTCCAGTGCGGGATGTATCTGCGCGTGGACCGGGGCGGCAAGGTCTTCGGCGTCGAACCCCGCAACCACGACATCAACCGGATGCGGCTCTGCCCCAAGGGCATCAACGCCTATCAGCAGGTCAACCACCCCGACCGGCTCACCGCCCCCCTCATGCGCCGCTCCCGCGACGAGGAGTTCCGCGAGGTCTCCTGGGAGGAGGCGCTCGACTTCACCGTCTCCGAGATCAAGCGCATCCAGCAGACCTACGGCAACGACGCCTTCGGGCTCCTCGGCGGCGCCAGCCTCTTCTCCGAGAAGACGTATCTGGTGGGCAAGTTCGCCCGGGTCGCACTCAAGTCCCGGCACGTCGACTACAACGGCCGCCTCTGCATGGTCAGCGCGGCGGGCGCCAACAAGCTCGCCTTCGGCATCGACCGGGCAGGCAACCCCTTCTCCGACATCCTCCTCACCGACTGCCTGCTCATCGCCGGGTCCAATGTGGGCGAGTGCTTCCCCGTGATGACCCAGTACGTCTGGGGGGCCCGGGACCGCGGGGCGAGCCTCATCGTCATCGACCCGCGCGAGACGGCCATCGCCCGGACCGCCGACATCCACGTCGCCCTGAAACCCGGCACCGACTCGGCCTTCTTCACCTCCGTACTGAACGTCGTCATCGCCGAAGGGCTCACCGACGAGAACTTCCTCGCCGCCCACGCCACCGGCTGGGAGGAGGTCAGGGCCAAGGCCGCCGAGTACCCGCCGTCCCGCGCCGCCGCCATCTGCGGCATCCCCGCCGAGCAGATCGTCCAGGTCGCCCGCGCCTTCGCCCGCGCCCCCAAGGCCATGGCCTGGCACGCCCGGGGCATCGAGCACCACTCGCAGGGCGTCGAGAACTGCCTCTCCGTGATCAGCCTCTGCGCCGCCACCGGCCACATCGGCAAGCCCGGCGCCGGATACGGCACCATCACCGGTCAGGGCAACGGGCAGGGCGGCCGTGAGCACGGCCAGAAGTCCGACCTCCTTCCGGGCGGACGCTCCATCATGAATGAGGAGCACCGCCGTCAGATCTGCGAGATCTGGGGCATCGAGGAGTCCGAACTCCCGCCCGCCGGGACCTCCATGATGGAAATGGTCTGGCAGATGCAGCGCCGCGAGATCCGCGGCCTGATCGGCATCTGCAACAACCCCTTCGTCTCCCTCCCCAACTACGGGGTGGTCAAGGAGGGGTACGACGCCACCGAGTTCCACGCCCAGTTCGACTTCTTCCTCTCCGAGACCGCCGCCAACGCGCATGTCGTCTTCCCCGTCACCACCTGGGCCGAGGACGAAGGGGTGATGGCCAACGCCGAGGCCCGGGTCGTCAAGCACAACAAGGCCCAGGACCCGCCCCCCGGCGTCCGCACCGACACCTGGGTCATGTGCGAACTCGCCCGCCGCCTCGGCGCAGGCGACAAGTTCGACTTCCCCGACTCCCGGGCGGTCTTCGAGGAACTGCGCATCGCCTCCGCCGGCACCGTCAACGACTACTACGGCATCACCTACGAACGGCTGGAGGAGACCGGCGGCATCGCCTGGCCCTGCCCCTCCACCGACCACCCCGGCACCCCGCGCCTCTTCGAGGACGGGAAGACCTACCACCCCGACGGCAAGATCCACCTCCAGGTCGTCGAGTGGCACCCGCCGATGGACCCGTACGACGACGAGCACCCCATGTCGCTCACCACCGGCCGGACCGTGGCCCACTTCCTCTCCGGCAACCAGACCCGCAGGCTCGGCGCCCTCGTCGAACAGACCCCGCGCCCCTGGGCCGAGATCCACCCCTCCCACGGCTTCCGCAACGGCGAGCCCGTACGGATCGTCACCCGGCGCGGCAGCGAGGTCTTCCCCGCCCTGGTCACCGAGGCCATCCGCCCCGACACCGTCTTCGTGCCCTACCACTGGCCCGTCCCCACCGCGGCCAACGCCCTCACCATCGACGCCCTCGACCCCCGCTCCAAGATCCCCGAGTACAAGGTGTGCGCCTGCCGTATCGAGCACGCCGGGCGGATCGACGAGGTCCCCGCCCCGCCGGTCGCCCCCGGCCATGTCGCCTATCCGGAGACCCAGGTCTCCCGTACCGACCCGCTGCCTCCCACGTCCCCCCAGGGCCGTGGCACCTCGGAGAGGAGCTGA
- a CDS encoding MFS transporter: protein MVVSALLIVAIVLGSRMLRNFDSALLPYAVATVFLAFGVAYRYTVWISAPGARRLFKQGWRSLFSYENLRKAPTALPKMIATYLGFQKFLGARSHARWAAHQLIFWGCVLAALITFPLTWGWFTFTSGSGSGPGYEMRIWGFKILGFDSLSVLGWLMFHGLDIAAVLVIPGASYFLWRRMKDRGASTGQRFAYDLVPLIALIVISVTGLLLTFSSIFLHGGGYQFLAILHMASVVFTLIYIPFGKFFHIVQRPAAVGMQLFKYTGRQDDQVFACRRCEEPIDTGPYVENLRGTMRDLRLDFDAWAEYCPRCKRVLRGSAYLSHVKKGFK from the coding sequence GTGGTGGTCTCCGCCCTGCTGATCGTCGCGATCGTGCTCGGCAGCCGCATGCTGCGGAACTTCGACTCGGCCCTCCTCCCGTACGCCGTCGCCACGGTTTTTCTCGCCTTCGGCGTCGCCTACCGCTACACCGTCTGGATCTCCGCCCCCGGTGCCCGACGCCTCTTCAAACAGGGCTGGCGCAGCCTCTTCTCGTACGAGAACCTCCGCAAGGCCCCCACCGCCCTGCCGAAGATGATCGCCACCTACCTCGGCTTCCAGAAGTTCCTCGGCGCCCGGTCCCACGCCCGCTGGGCCGCTCACCAGCTGATCTTCTGGGGATGCGTCCTCGCCGCCCTGATCACCTTCCCGCTCACCTGGGGCTGGTTCACCTTCACCTCCGGCAGCGGTTCGGGACCCGGCTACGAGATGCGGATCTGGGGATTCAAGATCCTCGGCTTCGACTCGCTCTCCGTCCTCGGCTGGCTGATGTTCCACGGCCTCGACATCGCCGCCGTCCTCGTCATCCCCGGTGCCTCGTACTTCCTGTGGCGCCGGATGAAGGACCGGGGCGCCTCCACCGGCCAGCGCTTCGCCTACGACCTGGTGCCGCTGATCGCGCTGATCGTCATCTCCGTGACCGGGCTGCTGCTCACCTTCTCCTCGATCTTCCTGCACGGCGGCGGCTACCAGTTCCTGGCGATCCTCCACATGGCCTCGGTGGTCTTCACGCTCATCTACATCCCGTTCGGCAAGTTCTTCCACATCGTCCAGCGCCCGGCCGCCGTCGGTATGCAGCTGTTCAAGTACACCGGCCGCCAGGACGACCAGGTCTTCGCCTGCCGCCGCTGCGAGGAACCCATCGACACCGGCCCGTACGTCGAGAACCTGCGGGGCACCATGCGGGACCTCCGGCTCGACTTCGACGCCTGGGCCGAGTACTGCCCGCGCTGCAAGCGGGTGCTGCGCGGCAGTGCCTACCTCTCCCATGTGAAGAAGGGCTTCAAGTGA